The segment TGGGATGTTCCCTCCCCTCCCGCAGGGCCAGCCAGCCCTTCACCCCCAAACAatgctgggatggggacagtCGGTGCCCCTCGCCGTGCACCGAAGTCCCCACCGTGCTGACCGCAGCTTCTAAACgaaattaatttcctgagcTGCCATTAATTGCGTTTAGGAAGCGAAGTATTCCCTGAAGCACAGGAGAAACAGATGCAAGGTGGTGCTGGCGTTGGCCTACTGACCCACCTCCACCTCCCATCCCAAATCCCCCCCCTCCATCACTTGCTCTTCGTTAAGGGAAGCAGCGATGGCGTCTTGCAAGACTCGGATGTGACAACCTGCCTGCTTGTCCCCGCGGACAGAGCAGCCCCCTACTCAGCCCTTTGATGGCAAAAGCTTTAGTACCAAAATTCTGCTAGAACACCTACATGCTGCCAACAGCAATCTGGGACCTATGAGGAGAGAGAAATATCCCGAGGAGCCTCCTTTACCTGGTCAGGTCCTCGATGTCCACCAGCATGGCATCCTGCTCTGTGTGCAGCTCGTCCCgaatgagcagcagctgcaccagcTCCTCGTTCAAGCCTGGAGCCGGGGAGAAAGGGGGTGAGTTGCCGATGTCCTGGGGAACCCCGGCACGGGCCCCGTACCTCACGCTTCCCCACCAGGTCACACAGGAGCTGGTGCGCAGAACCAGGAGGGAGCTCCCCAGAGGATGCATGTTTTCTGGGATGAACTGCAAGCACCTCGCCACTGCGTGCCAGCCCTTCCTCTCTTGAAACGGCTTAAcgcagcagcagaaatacaagaTTAATTTCTCGGTGCCTGGAGTCCTGCTGGTTCAGCTTTTGCTCACTTGTGGGCAATAACCCTGAGCAAgaagcaggctgcagggagcgGCTGAGGCTGCAGTTCAGCTTTTTAATACAATACTGCAGCCATACAGAACATGCTGCCCACCCATCCTGGGCTGTGACTGTCGAggccagcccctctgctcaAGAGCGGTGTTCGCGACATCGGTTTCTTGCTGGGGGTTGTGTCAAAGAGCagcaaaggggaagaaaacaaaaaggaccATGTGAAAAACTGacctgccaggctgggctcccCTGAGGGCTGCACCTGCCCATCACTCCCTGCCACAGCTGGCATTCACAGTTTGCTTCTATACAGCTACACTGGTTTCACGCCTCTTCAGTTTGGGAAGCAAGCCCGGTATTAATGACATTAACACTTAAGCTCCCATACTTGGGTGCTTTCTAAAGTGAGGCTAATtaataagcatttattttttgcctttccagCACAGAAGAACAAATCACGActccacagcacagctctgcatcCTCAGCAGGACTGCTTGCAGAAGGGATGCCAATTAACCAAGACGGGTAGGggaggagcagcacagcagcccccagccagcctttttttttttgacctaCAGCCACCAGAGAAGTCTGGTTCATTAGTTAATTGAATGGAAGATGAAGAGCCcttggggaaagaaaacccTGGATCTTTTGGAGAGAGCAAAGGTGAGGTGTGGCACTGCCCCGGCAGGCAAAGGCAAGGACCATGAAATGTGTTAAGGGGCTGCACAGCGTCACAGAACCACCGAAGGGTctgggttgggagggaccttaaagatcatctagttccgaccccctgccccgggcagggccacctccaccagcccaggttgcccagagccccgtccagcctggccttgagccctgccagggacggggcacccacagtCATGTTAACTGGGAATGGGTTTACCCTGGGATGTTTGCTAAACTGGAGGGTTTCTCCACTGATGAATGGTTTTGATGCCATGGCATAGCGTCACGTGAAGACGCAGCCACAACCCCATGAATGGCAGGCGCTTCCAGAACTGGCAGATTTCCCAAGACTATTTTCACCTGACCAGGTTTTGAGTTGCAAGTGGGGCATTTGGTGCTGGCACAATGCTATGACCCCCCTCCCTTACGGAGCCAAATGAGTGCTTTAGGAGAAACTTCAAAAAGCAAACGAGAAAGCCAAAGGAGCCAAATCTGGAGAGACTCATACACTTGTGTTATTGTACATTTACATTAACATTTCACGTACATGTACATTAACATTTCTATGTGTATCCTGGAGAACCGGTCTTAATTAAACGGGACATACCAAAGAATAATTAAACAAGTATCACTTACTTTCTATCTGTGAGTGGAGATCATTGACTATCACTTGTAGCTGCCCGATAGTCATGTCTCTTAGATCAGTGGGTTTTAAACTTCTCTTCATCAGGCATTCACTTATATGAGGCATATGTggcagctgaaaagaaatttccAATTTTTTACTGTCTTCTTTGAATGACTTGTATTTCTGAGCAGTGGCAGTTTACATTGCTTGCATCCCCCTCTCACAAGCATGCGTCAACAACTCCACCAGGACTAACAGATTGAGCTGAAACATCTACACGTTTGACCCATTTTCGAATCTACCAGCATCAGCAATATACTGATGCCAAGGGAGGTGAGGCTATGGTGAGCAGCGCTGTGCCAAGGCAGGAGTGCtctgggatgggatgggatgagcAGAATACACCTTAGAGGATGAGCACCATCACGCTGGCCTCGAGGCAGCAACAACCCTGATGCTTCATCACCTCATTCCCTGCATCCATCCCACTCCCGTAACGCCTTGATAAGGTGTCCCATGCTGCTCCTTCCACTCCTGACAGCCCGTTCCTATCTCTTCTGGACCTCTGCATGTCTGCAAGCACTGTGGGGAAGCGCCGCCAGCTGCTGAGTGTGTCTTgacaagcaaaagcaaacagcagaaggGCTGGTGTTACCCCACCGCACCATCCCACAGCCCCCACTTACAAGATCTGCTACCGGCGATTTcttcctgttctgcttttccaccTCCACCTGCATTTTGGCCATGGGCTTAGCCATAGCCAAGGCCATTTTGGCTTCAGCTTGGAGTTTCTTTTGCCTGGTGAGGAAATCCATGTCATCAAGGGATTCCGACTCTTCCTCCGTCGTGTCTCTGTCAGAGTAGGACGAGCTCTGCTTGCTCTAGGGAGGCAGAGATGCAGCCGTTACCGCTGCCCCAGCCACGCCACAGCAAAGCCTGCTGCTGGCTTAACATATTTTTGTGCACTTACAACTGGTATCATTTCTAGAGAAACGGTGAagagcacagatttttttatttattttaatccccatgattatctttaaaaatcaattccCAGATAAGCCCGCGTGACTACCAACAGCAACTTGAGCACTTTAAAGGGAAAGAGGAGCCAAGCAGATCAATAGGCATTGAAGGGACAGGCTGGTTAAGCTGGAGGAAAACATCTGGGGCTGTGGAGTTATatacacaaaggaaaagagaggagaggaaagctgGTGGGAGCTGATACCACTTCGTATCCATTACTGCCCTGATAATTATCAgagccagaaagaaaaggaggaaggaaggaaggaagaaggaaaggtcTCTGCTCTACACCAGCTGTGTGCTAGCCGGGGGCAAGCTGCTATCTGCCCCTCAGCATCTTGCCGTTTTTTTTATCGATGGCTGAAGATGCTGTTCCGGGGTTTAGCACGGCTATTTCAATAGGATCAGCTCTTTATCAGCTTCCATTACAGATGCCCTATGGTTTCCAAACCCAGTGCGTCTGCAGGATGGGTTCCCAGACTTACCATGGGTGACAGTGGCGTGTCCAGGCTGGTTTCTGTCTTGCTGTCATCGGCGTCGCTGTctttgtcactgctgctgtcatTCACAAAGCAAATCTGCAGGTTCATCCCGCTTTGTAATCTGTGGcaggggggaaagggagaggtgaCACCGCTGTCACCGGCAGCCTGTGGCTCTCCCACCGCACTGATGGGTTACACGGGCAAGGTGTTGCAGCATCGTTCACTTTGAAAGTGATGCTCTGTCCTGATTTTGTATTGCCCTCAGGAAAATATAaccattttcactttttttccaagaagaTGGTCATCCCCCACCCAAAAGCACAGAGCCAGGACCACCAGCTCGCggtggcagggcaggacaggggcaagctcctgctcctgcccagtgctgccGTTTCCGGACGTCAGTTACTGGGATTGGAAACCCAGCGGCACGGCAGTGACAATGCTTCTACCACCATCTGTTGATGAACTTCAGAATTACCGAGACACTGCAGAGCTTTTGTCATCATGGGTGGTTATATcattacattaaataaaatattgtatacaaagtatatatataaaatacagaaaacattaagataggaaatatatatttcttataatATTATTATATGACATAAAATAATGTGTTAACAATTGAAACTATTTATTCAGAAGGGTAATAAGCCTGTTTGTCACCAAGAGGTGCTACTGCACCGCAAGAGGTTATTACTGTGTTTTCTGGACCCTCTGCTCCATCACTTGATTTGGACAGGTTAAGACCATTTAAATTCGCCTCCCTGGGAATGATTTTCTCTGGATGCAGTGGCTCAGGGCAGGGGCATCCCAGCGCAGgctgggaaaaagcaaaagcacttcTACAGTGGAAAGTGCCCCATTTTTCACTCACACAACAGTTAtcccccctgcagctgctgccgAGCAGGACATCAGCCAGGTAACATGTTTTACCGGTGCTGGCTGATGCCCCCAGAAAAGCATGGCACAGCAAGCTCCAGGTGGACTTCACAGCtccctctgctcaaagcagccTTGGAGAGCGAACAAGGGAACAGATTTTTTGGACAAAAGGGTGTCTGTGAAAGCCCCATTGATGCTTGTATtgtggagcagctctgcagccaccaccTGAGCCACTGTACTTGGGCTCTCCAGGACAATTTGCCCACCTGACACCAGGGTCAGGCTTTGCACATCTTCCAAATTCATTATAAATTAACCCCAGAAACTACAGATTTTGGGGTCAACTCCATCAGCCTTCTTGGTGCATCGTACTCCATCACTACCTGCTGACAACGGAGCAAACCCCCCAGACATTCTGCTGCCTCTCATTCCTCATTCCCAACGTGAGAAGTCTTGTATTGGTACTTACAGACAGCAAACTCTTAccttccatttattttagtGGAATTTCTTAGTCACTATTACCATTAAATAGAGAGCATTGATAATTGAAACTATGGTGGGGTGACACTggcccaggttgcccagagaggtggcagatgcCCTATCGCTGGAAACatcaaggtcaggttggacagggctctgagcaatcCCAGCTagttgaaggtgtccctgctcattgcaagaggattggactaggtgacctttaaaggtccaacccaaaccattctacgattCTGTTCTATAATTCTGCACCAGCTTTTAAGCCATGACGGACAGACACGGGTACCCAGGCCGGGGAGCCAGATGCACCCTTGGCTCGGCTTAAAACTGCATCgcacagaaaaggcagagccAGTGCAAAACGTGGGTCTGTGACTCATGTGGCCATCAAGAGCAAGACCCCAACGCCTCATGCCCAGCCATTTATGCTCTTTTATTTCATATGCAAGCACGAGAGCAACGGTCCTGCAAAGGTTCCCGTAGGTCCTGTAACAGGCACCGTGCAATATTAATGCTTTGCCTGGCctataaatattaatgaaatgcCAAAGCGTTCAGGTACAGCTGGTAATTTCTCGTGGCACAGCTGCCAAACCCTGCCGTGCAGCGTTAATTAGACCGGCGCTATAATTACAAGATAGCAGCTCCTGGTTTAGCTGTAACTACACAGAGCAaaactgttttccctttcaaatGACTTGCAGTTCAATTTAATTTCACAATTGTACCTCTCTGGTGTAATAACAGTATTCCTCCTGGTTTTATGCCTCTCTAagacttctttcttctcccacaCCATGGCAACAGGTAGATCTTCACTCCCAATGAGGGAGGTGTTCAATGCTTTCCAAGTGCCATGGGTTACTCTCCGGCAGCCGAATATAAACAAGCTTTTCTGGAGTATATTTGATgtagaaactttaaaaatcagaataagtGAGGTTCCATGCTATGCAATGTGCCAGCCCCAGGGATGGAGACACGTCCAGCAAGCAGAGCCTGTGTGGAGCATGAGGACATGGTGTGGAGGCAGGAAACCCTGTTaaacctcattttttcttttctctagggTTTTCTGTGCGTGAGATCAACTGCTCTCCACTGCCCTGCTGTCACCAGAGCTAGCTATCAGATCTATTTCCAAGGGGCTGCCACCTCCTGAGCCACCAAAGGAAGATGTGCTTTCACAAACCACTGGTTTTTCATCATCTGTCACCACACTGCCTGAGCCAGGACTGGTGGGACCAGGGGACCATCCCCACGCCCTGCGTGAAATACACTTTCAGACATACACGTCTGGCATTAAACCAGGCATTCAGACATCAAAATCCTCAGCATTTTGCAACTCAACAAAGAActtattggggaaaaaaaaataaattagtcaACTGTTTTCCTGACAGTAAGTCCAGTTGTGCATTCATGATACTTCCACTACCGTTCTTGGTCTGCCCAAGTCCAAAAGCGATGCCCAGTTCAGGGCTGAGATCTAAATGAAAACCTGAAGGAAACCGAACTCGGGAAGCTTCAGCTCATTTGCTTTATCCCCTGAGCATTCACATACCTATTCTAATACAGTCTTAAACTAATATTTTAGCATATTatctatatttatttatgtaacaTATAATTACTGTGTTTTGAGCATAAGATACTGTTCTATAACAAGGAAAATTCAAGACTATGGCTGCAAGCAAAAACCACGGGATCCACTGAAGGGCAGGTCTCAGGATGTCCCACTGGAGGCATCTCACACTTTTCAGCCTCCAAAGGGGCTTTGGGCTGCAAGACCGCCTGGCTTACTGGGAGGCTCGGCTCGGCTTACCGGGAGGAGAGGCTCGGCTTGCCActcttgctgcagctggtgtAGAGTCCCGGGCCATCGTCGAAGAAACTGCCCAGAGCCAACTTCTGCCTGATGGACTCCCGCTCATTCTTCTGGGCCTGAAAGCAAAGGGCAACAAGAAAGGATGAAGCTGCCAGTCACACCAGTGTGCAGGAAGGAGAGCCGTCCCACCTCCCCACTGCCACTCTCGTGAtgcccagcatcccccccaCGCCTGGGTGGCCCGCATAACCCATGCCAAAAGGGAAGCCCATCCGCATCTCTCTCCACATGCCGATAGAAACAGATCTATATCTACACACACATCTGGTTATGCACACACATCAGTATATATACCTAATATATATACTATGTATGTgcgtgtgtatgtatatatacccCTATATCTATATACAGCTACCGAGGCCACGCTTGCACCATTAACATCTtccacttccctgagcagcctccAAAACCACACAATCCTTCTGCCAGCGTGCTTagagatgtatttttaactaTTGCCATCAAATTATCCACAGTTGTAAAAATGTGGGTTTATATATACATAAGTGTTTTTGAATAAGGACAAACTATAAAGCGATTTGAAATTAATCACCAACAGACTGTGTAATCAATGtgcaataaatgaaaatcaCAGATCTAGGTTCAAAATTAGCACCAGTACTATCCCAGTGTCTGTCACTAATGGATTATATGCCAACACTGACAACAAATTCATACAAGGTGGCAAGTAATTGATAGCAGGAACATTCTGAAGCCatcaaacatttcattttaaaataaaacataatacCCGATCACAAAtacacagcaaaagaaaacagagcagacaAGCATGAGCTGCTTCCACAGTGTTAATCAATGTAACTGTGCTTCTTATACTTCACctaagtaaaaataaagcaccTTTTTTGATACAAGGACGTTAAGATgtaacaaaatgcaaattattaaCTTACAATAGCTAATAATTTAATTCCATCTCCAGTGCTGACTACATACATTACATTATCATACTGCCCATTATATTGTCAATCTCTTATCAAAATACATACTTATAAAACCCAAccccttttatttaaaacatttaaggtattaaaaataatcccCATGGCATCAAGTGGTATCAAGATTTTGGGTTCAGCTCCCACTTTCCTGGGTTCTACCCAGGCTGGCCAGCTAAgtttttctactttgttttttcaGGTTTCAATAACTGATGCCTCAATCACACGGAGGCAGCTAGATTTCGAAGGAAAATTAGCCAGCCTTGCTGGTGAAGGCAGTACAGTGAAAAAACTAAGTAAAAATGAGcgagcaatatttttttaatgggctGAAAGTAGAGAGAGACAGGGCTGCCCGTGCCGGTTCCTCGTGCTACCCATCTCGCGATGCATGTGGGTGTCTCCCCGTGAGTGCCAGCTGCATCCCTCAGTGCATCAATATTTCATGAAGTCACGGATACTTAGCCGCCTCATTTTCCCAGCTCAGATGATCCTCTCCCACATCTTCCCATCTACATCTGATTTTCCCTTGTGTTTCAACAGAAACCAGGAGCCCAGAGCAcatctccacctcctcctgcccaaCTGGGAGGGCACATCCCAGCCTCCACGCCAGCTGGGACcgctccccccccacccccgcagcACACCCACCCACTCTGTGTGTGCTGAAAACTCTTCTGGGCATTAAAATACACATCAACACAGGCACACTTTCACATATTTACCCCTTTCAGATGGGGCTGTCTCTCCggatctttttaaattttgctccATTTCCCACCGAGACGCAACAGCTCCCAGTTCGACATCTGTACATTTAATCAATGTGCAATTTGTTTTCTCCACCAGGTCATTACTGAGGATACTAAATAACACTGCTCCCAGGACTGAGCTCAGAATATCCCCTTTTATAAACCAGACACAGGCTAATGACCATAAAGAAATCAAGAGTCCCATTTGTTATTATAAAACAGGGAACAGTTACTAAGAAATAGAATATACCTAAGGGAACTGGACTTTAGGCCTTAGATGAATTACCCAACAGCTGCAGCATGCTTCCTGAGCTGGGACTGAAAACTATAAATCGACAAGGAATATTGCAAGCGTTTTTTTGACTATCAGATACACTTACTCgctatataaaaaataatggatCAAATACTCCACATGCAAAGGTACTagcaagaaaaacataaaaaagttatttaagcGTGTATTTTGACACTGAATCAAAAAACGTATTTCTGAAAGAGGGGTCTGGTGTGAAGCTAAAGCCTAGTTTagacaattattttaaacaaaaggctGCTTTCTATTTTATAGGCAAAACAGTTTGGGGCGGATGTTTTCCTTCTTACCATTGACCTTCCAGTTCAGAAGGTCAGCAGCTACCTTTGTTTAAGCACATGAATAAAAACACAATGTCAGGTTATGGCTGTGACTGCCTACACGTAAGACGCTTTACACAACCGTTCCAGTAAAGGCAAATTGCCAGCAGAGGTTCAGCCTTTCCCCACAGCACACCCAGCACCGTTTCCCAGTCCTACCGCCTGCTGTAATTACTGCTGCTTATAAAGCTATTGCAATCACCTCTCTTGTGCTTGCAGATGATACACGACCATATGTGCTCTTACACCGCTCACCTCCAACCCACGCCGGCACCCAGCCCATCCCCGGCACGCTGTGCCACCTCAGCACCGAAAACCCCTACATGTTTTGTTGAGAGCATACATTCATTATACAATATATGCCTTTTTCCCATAAACCCATCCCCGGGGGCACACAGAGCTCCCGCTGATGCTGGAGGCTGTCCCTGACCGACCTGATGCTGGATGCAGAGTGGCCACCCATGGCAGCAGTCACAagatttctgcagttttctgggAAACGGAGCAAAGCCCATACTGTTATTTGTGGCACTTAGGCAGCAGTAGCTGGGCTTTCCACCAGGCAGCCCTCCACACTATTCCGCATGCAGGCACCTGTACTAGCAGCCTTTACTCATTACCAGCATCGCCCGACATAGCATATAACATCGCACATGGAAGATTTATTTGGCATTGAGGTGCAACAGTGATTTGCCAGGCTCCTCGCCTGGTGACGGCGCTTCTGGAGTTGTACCGATCAGTACCAAACCTGGATGGAATACCAGGTGTGCTTTGCTAAGCTACTGCCTGCTTGGAGAGGGAAAAAGTCTAATTACACAGTAAATTACAGTTTAACGGGTACCAGCAACACTTTggcaggatcctgccccagcgGGGCAGCGCCACTGTGATGCGAGGGGTTAAAATGCTGCGAGGCTGGATGCCAGGACCATCCACCAGCACCaaacaggctgcacagcccgTGCCTGGCCCCGGCCAGCCAGCAGCGCTGCGCCACGGCTGGGCCACCGAGGCTATTTTTGCCAGGGTTTGTCATTACCAGCCACGGACAATTACTATATTTAAAGTTCCAGACCCATAGGCAGTGCCTTATTTTATCTCTGCAAAGTACAAGGGCTATTATtggatttaaaaacagaacttgCAACTGcagaacatttgtttttatctcctttttttttgcacaggGGATTTGCTGGTAAATGCGAAACCGAGTCAAACTCGCATTATCAAGCCACGTAGCAAATTGCCTTAAAACCCAGGGCACTCAGGGTACGAGGATGCGTTTAGAAACCTctctttacattttatttatcatAAAGCGATATGGAaatgcaggaggaggaaggtttgctgccctgtgctggtgcatTAAACATCACCGAGCgcctccctgctctggcacctgaAACCCAGTGCCCGGGAGGGTGTTGGGCAGTGCTTTGGCAGGTCCCCCTCCTGCCAAGAGAGTAACTGTTGGCAGACAAAAGGCTCCTTTTTGTCCCTTACCTTTTTATAACTCCCCTCCCCGGGCGGCTCGGCTGCTTTCCTGATGACGTCACCCATGCCATCACCCTCCCGACTCATCGCCTTCGCTCCCGGGTCCTCACGTGGCCGGTGAAACGCTCCCACCGGGGCATCTCAGCCCTTCCTCCACTCTTGGGTTAGCACCATGGGATGAAGCGCTCGCCCCCGCAGCCAAGACCTGCAGCAGACCACCGTCCCCTGGCTGGGGCGCTTCCCTGGCCTCTCTTGCCTCCTGGCTGCTCCGGAGCACCTTGCTTTTCCCTAATAAAGTCAACGGCAGCGCTGGAGCCCCCGCCAGCTGAAGAGAGGGAGGCGAAGGCTGTGCCGGGCCAGGGAAGCCGTGTCCTCCTCCAGCCACTGCCAGCGCTGGATAAAAATAGCCCCGAGTCCTCAACGGCTACACAAGGGCAGGAAAAAACCCGGTGTCTGATGTCAAAACTCAAGCCTGGCAGTATAGCCGTGGCCAGAGGGGACAGGAGGAAGGGGTTTTCTCCAGGGGCTTTCACGGTGGAAGTTATCCTAATGAATTCCCAGCGGTCGGAGATGCTGCCCGCGGCTGGGGCTGTAAGTCcgggcagagctggagcagtcCTCAGGCCTCCCAGCACTGCTCAAGGATGGGCAGACACAGCAACATCAACCATGAGGTGAATTTTTCACTCAACATGAAAAAACACCAGAAAGGACCCCAGGGAACTGTTTCTCAGCTAAACTAGCTTtttcagatgtgaaaaaaaaaaaaaaaaaaaaaaaaaaaaaaaaaaaaaaaaaaaaaaaagattttccagGAATTAACTGACAGAGCTCAAAAAGGTGTCCAGCCTTAACCTGCCACCCAACTTGTGGGCTTGCAGAGCCTGGGGACCCCCGCACTGCCTGGTGCCTGCTCAGGGTGGGCgagcaccccagccccagcttccAGGGGGCTCTGCAGCTCCCAAACCTGCACCGCTTACAGCTCCAGCTCATGCCTCCAGCAGTCCTGCCCAGAGATCCAGGCTTCACAACACAgccgctgccccccagccctgctcaaaTCCTGCTTGGTCCTTGCGGAGGTCCCACCTGCATGGCACCCATCACAGTGGGAAACGTTTACTCTGGGTGGGCAGCAAGAGGCAGAGATCACATGCTCGGGGTAGGCATTTCTATAGGAAATCCTTAGAAAGATGGAATTGATGCCACAATTTCTCAGTGATCCTCAAAGCGTGGCACACCAGCAACAAAAGTGCTGATTTCTAGTGTGACACATCTATGCTGCATGCAAGATGAATAATTTTAATAGCCCTGTATACATGCTTAAATGGTATATCCAAGTCATGCTGACATCATTTCACCCAAAATGCATATCCTATTTGATTACCAGCTCCGAGAACTTACAAATTATGCATCATGGCATCACTCTGCTCTgaagtttcaggaaaaaacagtaataataaacaGGATTGTTTAATTCCATTCTTGTGCCAGAACGGTGCTTTGTAACTGTAATTCCCAAATGAAACAAGGTAATTCTCTggatatttaattatttttagttccTCTCCACCACTGACTCATTGTGTCCCTTCCTGCTGTTGCTAAATTAACTTCCTCTCCTGACCGCAGGGACGGATCCTGACacaataaatctgaaaaaaaataatttaaaaaaatcccatagcCCAAGAGGAAGGATGTGGTGGCCAGGAccactgggctgggggctgagaCTGCAGTCTGCCACATGCTTCCCCACAATTTGCGACAGCTCCCTGCATCACCTTGCCCTCATGCATTGGAGGAGGATGTCCCCAGGTCTCCTCTCTGGCTGGCTGAGATGGTGAGCCCCCGCCTGGTCCTGCTGTGCCTGTGGTACCCAAGATGCAGGGCAAGGAAACTGCAGGAACGCACACGATGTGCAACCCACCCCTCTGCAACCTGACATCAAATAAGGGTAGGAAGCGACACAGCCTGCTGAAAATATATTAGCAATTTTTGCccacactttaaaaatgttttatccCTGCTTCCAGGTTTCAGGCCAGCTCACCTCTGCCCTGCGCTCTGAGCTGGGATGCTCCAGGACCAGTCTCGTGGTGGGGCATCCCCTGAGCGGATCCCACAGAGTTGGTCTCAGTCTCCAGTGAAAACCCCgcttccagcagctgccccattcaaggcaacaggaaaaaaccaaacctggtTAAGAAGTGTAGCTGGAAGCCCCCATAACCATTTTTGGGTGCCCCCATCGGCAGCCAGCACCAGACCCAGCTCTGCGCTCCTGGGAGGGGCATCTCCCCACCAGCACAGAGGTCAATTTAAACTCTGGATATCAAAACCACAAATCAAACGAATTTGTTGTCTCAGCACAGGGACCAAACCCTTTGGTGTTccaccccttccccacctgATGCAAAAGGCCACTGCGGGCAGATGGGCAGCCCCGCTGCCTGTGCTGGACTGCCCGACAAAGCCCTGCTACTGCTCCTCTGGCAACCAGCCCCAGCTTGAAACAAGCCCCTCCATCTATTGTGTGTAGAGggtttaaacaaataaaaaagcaactctGCCGCCAGGTACGCTCGACGTTGGCATCGCTACCCAAGGACTCCTTGCGCATCAGATTGTGTCAGTAGGAACGTGGCCTCCATGGCCACAGCCAccacagctccttcagcagccACTGGGGATGCTGGCGGCGGGGACAGCGAGCCTgaacctgattttctttttatagcaCGAAGGGAAAGCTCAGAATGGGCATATTTGGAGCAGGTCAGCTGCTCCCCACATGGGAAGTCCCCACGGTGTGAGCACACAGGCATGGACCCAGCGCCGTGGGGAACACGGGCCGGGGACGGCAGCACTCAGCTCATCCTGCAGCAAGGTGAGGAAGTAGGACACA is part of the Falco naumanni isolate bFalNau1 chromosome 13, bFalNau1.pat, whole genome shotgun sequence genome and harbors:
- the LOC121096762 gene encoding schwannomin-interacting protein 1 isoform X3, producing the protein MSREGDGMGDVIRKAAEPPGEGSYKKAQKNERESIRQKLALGSFFDDGPGLYTSCSKSGKPSLSSRLQSGMNLQICFVNDSSSDKDSDADDSKTETSLDTPLSPMSKQSSSYSDRDTTEEESESLDDMDFLTRQKKLQAEAKMALAMAKPMAKMQVEVEKQNRKKSPVADLLPHMPHISECLMKRSLKPTDLRDMTIGQLQVIVNDLHSQIESLNEELVQLLLIRDELHTEQDAMLVDIEDLTRHAESQQKHMAEKMPAK
- the LOC121096762 gene encoding schwannomin-interacting protein 1 isoform X2 — encoded protein: MDLGSDAGSSRSSSESNSSKATPCSEGKSSPSPSSLDLAALEDSEEEEEEDGGYLPSPPARRPPPRCPAGDARCRAAPARRSGSPAAAAPRRPAASRPRPPQPQRPPPVPPQERRAAGGRRGGGAQPPREPQPPAMDWAALERHLAGLQCREQERGQRASPASAQKNERESIRQKLALGSFFDDGPGLYTSCSKSGKPSLSSRLQSGMNLQICFVNDSSSDKDSDADDSKTETSLDTPLSPMSKQSSSYSDRDTTEEESESLDDMDFLTRQKKLQAEAKMALAMAKPMAKMQVEVEKQNRKKSPVADLLPHMPHISECLMKRSLKPTDLRDMTIGQLQVIVNDLHSQIESLNEELVQLLLIRDELHTEQDAMLVDIEDLTRHAESQQKHMAEKMPAK
- the LOC121096762 gene encoding schwannomin-interacting protein 1 isoform X1, which codes for MNDSREDGMDLGSDAGSSRSSSESNSSKATPCSEGKSSPSPSSLDLAALEDSEEEEEEDGGYLPSPPARRPPPRCPAGDARCRAAPARRSGSPAAAAPRRPAASRPRPPQPQRPPPVPPQERRAAGGRRGGGAQPPREPQPPAMDWAALERHLAGLQCREQERGQRASPASAQKNERESIRQKLALGSFFDDGPGLYTSCSKSGKPSLSSRLQSGMNLQICFVNDSSSDKDSDADDSKTETSLDTPLSPMSKQSSSYSDRDTTEEESESLDDMDFLTRQKKLQAEAKMALAMAKPMAKMQVEVEKQNRKKSPVADLLPHMPHISECLMKRSLKPTDLRDMTIGQLQVIVNDLHSQIESLNEELVQLLLIRDELHTEQDAMLVDIEDLTRHAESQQKHMAEKMPAK
- the LOC121096762 gene encoding schwannomin-interacting protein 1 isoform X4, encoding MVHQENCSYQAQKNERESIRQKLALGSFFDDGPGLYTSCSKSGKPSLSSRLQSGMNLQICFVNDSSSDKDSDADDSKTETSLDTPLSPMSKQSSSYSDRDTTEEESESLDDMDFLTRQKKLQAEAKMALAMAKPMAKMQVEVEKQNRKKSPVADLLPHMPHISECLMKRSLKPTDLRDMTIGQLQVIVNDLHSQIESLNEELVQLLLIRDELHTEQDAMLVDIEDLTRHAESQQKHMAEKMPAK